Within the Prochlorococcus sp. MIT 1300 genome, the region ATTAACGATAAGGTCTGCTCCGGACTTCAAAGCAGAGGGAGGCAATCCCTCTCCAACTTCAGCCGCCAAATGAGTCCCATGTGCTTCATCAACCAATACCGGCAATCCAACCTCATGTAGTTGATCAACTAATGGTTTTATATCCAACGCATAACCGTGATAGGTAGGGTGTAGCAAAACTGCTGCAGCAATTGCTAAACCTTCCATTGGCAATGAATCAATTACTTCCTGTAACCACATCTCATCAGGAGGAGCATTGTGCCCCCGATCTACGAGAAAAGGGACCTCATAGATAACAGGAGTCAAACCACCAATAACGCATGCCTGAATTAGGCTCTTATGAGCATTGCGAGGAATTAATACAGCTTCTCCAGGTCGAGCGACTCCTAAAAGTGCAGATTGCAAAAGCCCGGTAGCACCATTAACCCCATACCAACAACGTTTAGCCCCCATAGCATCGGCGGCAAAGCTTTGACTCTGCTGGACGACACCTTCAGCGATAAGAGGTCCCCCAAAGCCAGGTAATTCCGGGACATCCCAGATCCCTGCCTTTAGACGCAAAAGCCTTTTAAACGAATTAGGGATAGCAACTCCATGTCCGTGGGCAGGAAGACAAAGCATCCTGCCTCTATTGTTGTCGATCAAATTCGAGATAATGCCCATGAAATTGCAATGGGGTTTCTAGAGTCTGGCCAACAAGAAGTTTGATGTGGGAACCATCTCGGGTCAAATCTGTAAAAAAAAACACAACCGTTCTAATGAACTACCAACCAAATCAAAGCCTGCTGTTACTACTACTTAAACCATGGGTCTTGATTCCGCGGGTAATAAAGGTCATAACTTCATTCGCTTCTTTAATAATTTTAATTATCTTTCAAGGATCCAGGGAAGAAGAGTCTGTACAAAAGTTCATTGGAACAAAGATACTTAAAACACTTACAGATCTGGGTCCATGCTTTATAAAAATAGGGCAAGCACTTTCTACACGCCCTGACCTAGTTAAAAGAGCTTGGTTAGATGAATTAACTAAACTTCAAGACAGCCTTCCACCATTTAGCCATTCAATTGCTATTGACACGATTGAAACAGAGCTAGGATCGAATCCCAATATTTTATTTGAATCTTTTCCCGAGGAACCAATTGCTGCAGCAAGTTTAGGGCAAGTCTATAAGGCCAAATTACATGGAGAATATTGGGTTGCCGTAAAAGTACAACGTCCAGGACTTGAATGGATATTGCAAAGGGACCTAGTAATCATCAAGGCACTTTGCATTATGGTAAGTCCAGTACTTCCGCTAAACCTTGGAGTTGGCCTAGGCGAGATAATCGATGAATTTGGTCGAAGTCTATTTGAGGAAATTGATTATAGAAAGGAAGCAGATAATGCAGAAAGATTTGCAGACTTATTTGCTACCAATCCTGCTGTAATTGTTCCAAAAGTCGAACGCCTACTCTCCTCTAAAAAAGTTATTACTACAAGCTGGATAAATGGGACCAAACTCCAGGAAAGAGACGAACTATTAGATAAAGGATTAAACCCAAGCAAAATCATTCGAACTGGGGTTACAAGTGGCATACAACAACTACTTGAATTTGGCTATTTCCATGCTGATCCTCATCCGGGCAATATGTTTGCGTTAAATGGCACCACTGGTGAGCTAGGACATTTAGCATATGTTGATTTTGGAATGATGGATTCGATAAGCAATAAAGATAGAATTACTC harbors:
- a CDS encoding AarF/ABC1/UbiB kinase family protein, which encodes MNYQPNQSLLLLLLKPWVLIPRVIKVITSFASLIILIIFQGSREEESVQKFIGTKILKTLTDLGPCFIKIGQALSTRPDLVKRAWLDELTKLQDSLPPFSHSIAIDTIETELGSNPNILFESFPEEPIAAASLGQVYKAKLHGEYWVAVKVQRPGLEWILQRDLVIIKALCIMVSPVLPLNLGVGLGEIIDEFGRSLFEEIDYRKEADNAERFADLFATNPAVIVPKVERLLSSKKVITTSWINGTKLQERDELLDKGLNPSKIIRTGVTSGIQQLLEFGYFHADPHPGNMFALNGTTGELGHLAYVDFGMMDSISNKDRITLTSAVVHLINKDFYSLAKDFQSLGFLTPEQELEPIAPVLEEVLGGSLGESVESFNFKSITDKFSELMFDYPFRVPARFALIIRAVVSQEGLALRLDPKFKIIRVAYPYVAKRLLTGETKEMIGVLLEVIFDKDSNLQIERLESLIRVLSDTETSTVSSLIPIVKAGTKLLLSDQGDELRKKLLMTLIKDERLNTSDLKSLVKLLGRTFNARNIAGGLAQRFNPLAA